The following are encoded in a window of Methylicorpusculum oleiharenae genomic DNA:
- the tatA gene encoding Sec-independent protein translocase subunit TatA yields MGISVTQLLIVLVIVIVLFGTKRLRNIGSDLGGAIKGFRSAMKDGEAGKNLPDKDDEDDIVSHVESKDDKKV; encoded by the coding sequence ATGGGCATCAGTGTTACTCAATTACTCATAGTTTTAGTTATCGTCATTGTGTTGTTCGGCACAAAAAGACTGCGCAATATCGGTTCAGATCTGGGCGGCGCCATCAAGGGTTTTCGTTCAGCCATGAAAGATGGAGAGGCTGGAAAAAACCTGCCGGATAAAGATGACGAAGACGATATCGTCAGTCATGTCGAATCAAAAGATGACAAAAAAGTTTAG
- the hisI gene encoding phosphoribosyl-AMP cyclohydrolase: protein MTGDWLDEIRWTSEGLIPVIAQQADTGKVLMFAWMNRESLALTVEEGYAVYWSRSRNRLWRKGEESGHRQKVISLYLDCDEDVILLAVDQHDGIACHTGRHSCFYRKLVDGQWQAVDPVLKDPKAIYNHE, encoded by the coding sequence GTGACAGGCGATTGGTTGGATGAAATACGCTGGACCAGCGAAGGTCTGATACCGGTCATCGCCCAGCAGGCCGATACCGGAAAAGTGTTAATGTTTGCCTGGATGAATCGTGAGTCGCTGGCATTGACGGTCGAGGAAGGCTATGCGGTCTATTGGTCCCGGTCAAGAAACCGGCTTTGGCGCAAAGGCGAAGAATCCGGGCACAGACAGAAAGTCATTTCACTTTACCTGGACTGTGATGAAGATGTTATTTTATTAGCCGTTGATCAGCACGACGGTATCGCCTGTCATACCGGGCGGCACAGCTGTTTTTACAGAAAACTGGTCGATGGTCAATGGCAGGCTGTTGATCCGGTACTAAAAGACCCTAAAGCGATATACAATCATGAATGA
- the tatB gene encoding Sec-independent protein translocase protein TatB — MFDVGFWEICMVGLVSLLVIGPERLPKAARIAGYWLGKTRSMVAAVKAEIKEELQAEEIRQTLREHASLEDLNETISEVKQASQNLKESIDSVPKQLSGKTKPVDE, encoded by the coding sequence ATGTTTGACGTTGGTTTTTGGGAAATTTGCATGGTGGGTTTGGTCAGTCTGCTAGTGATTGGGCCTGAACGACTCCCCAAGGCTGCGCGGATTGCAGGCTACTGGCTGGGTAAAACACGCAGTATGGTCGCGGCTGTCAAGGCTGAAATCAAAGAAGAATTACAGGCTGAAGAGATTCGGCAAACCTTGCGGGAACATGCGTCACTTGAAGATCTGAACGAAACTATTTCAGAAGTCAAACAGGCTTCCCAAAACCTGAAAGAATCAATTGATTCCGTTCCCAAACAATTGAGCGGAAAAACAAAGCCTGTCGATGAGTAA
- a CDS encoding phosphoribosyl-ATP diphosphatase, which yields MNDVLQQLADILEQRKQATEEKSYVASLYAKGLDSILKKIGEEATETVIAAKNGDKEQIIYETADLWFHCMVLLAQQGLGPEQVLQELQRRFGLSGLEEKAKRKKN from the coding sequence ATGAATGATGTTTTGCAACAATTAGCCGATATACTGGAACAGCGCAAACAGGCGACGGAAGAAAAATCTTATGTTGCCAGCCTCTATGCAAAAGGTTTGGACAGTATTTTAAAAAAAATTGGTGAAGAGGCTACAGAAACGGTTATTGCCGCTAAAAACGGTGATAAAGAGCAAATTATTTATGAAACAGCAGACTTGTGGTTCCATTGCATGGTGTTGCTGGCTCAACAAGGTCTGGGGCCGGAGCAGGTCCTGCAAGAATTACAGCGGCGCTTTGGTTTATCCGGATTAGAGGAAAAAGCAAAACGCAAAAAAAATTAA
- a CDS encoding AI-2E family transporter has product MEKSNSEFWMKVKLILVGIFSIAALLLFYYSLSIVIVSLIGIGIGVLIAPILSFARRKFKIPRALSALLCFVVIAVIIGGASFGIWYLVSDQVESLSKRAPEISANLNSRFSSLFMRYPWLQAQLEALNVGATAQGLVSHFFKGLQTSFTAIGGLLFALIISLYTAVSLNDYFAAVLRAFPHNHQMKVASVLRRCATTLRLWFRAQMIDMLILGFMTGIGLWITGVDYWAVWGLLTAVFGIIPYLGTLIVVGCASIITLASEPSLVLWVIAVFVVVQQIEGNIILPMLMKGQVELPEVPLLIFILLMGSWLGIMGVFLAPPFFATMRVLYVELYLPRVGEENR; this is encoded by the coding sequence ATGGAAAAATCGAACTCAGAATTTTGGATGAAAGTGAAGCTTATCCTCGTTGGGATATTCTCGATAGCTGCGCTTCTTCTTTTTTACTACTCACTTTCAATTGTCATAGTGTCGCTGATTGGAATCGGGATTGGAGTACTAATTGCGCCAATCCTTTCGTTTGCAAGACGCAAGTTTAAGATACCCAGAGCCCTGAGTGCTCTTCTTTGTTTTGTCGTGATTGCTGTTATTATTGGCGGAGCAAGCTTCGGGATTTGGTACTTGGTCTCGGACCAAGTAGAGAGCCTTTCCAAGCGCGCACCAGAAATTTCAGCGAATCTAAACAGTCGATTTTCGTCACTTTTCATGAGATATCCCTGGCTTCAGGCTCAGCTTGAAGCTCTGAATGTCGGCGCCACTGCACAAGGCCTTGTCTCACATTTTTTTAAGGGCCTACAAACCAGCTTCACCGCAATAGGCGGACTTCTATTTGCTTTGATCATAAGTCTGTACACAGCAGTGTCCTTGAATGATTATTTCGCGGCGGTTCTTCGTGCCTTTCCTCATAATCATCAAATGAAAGTGGCCTCTGTCCTCAGGCGATGCGCCACAACCCTGAGACTCTGGTTTCGCGCACAGATGATCGACATGCTCATCTTGGGGTTCATGACAGGCATTGGTTTATGGATTACGGGGGTCGATTATTGGGCCGTATGGGGTCTTCTCACAGCAGTATTTGGGATCATTCCGTACCTTGGAACCCTGATCGTTGTCGGTTGCGCATCAATTATTACGTTGGCATCTGAGCCTTCACTTGTGCTGTGGGTTATTGCCGTTTTTGTTGTGGTCCAACAGATCGAAGGCAACATCATTCTTCCGATGTTGATGAAAGGCCAAGTTGAACTTCCTGAAGTGCCGCTTTTGATCTTCATTTTGCTTATGGGATCGTGGCTTGGAATTATGGGAGTTTTCCTTGCTCCTCCATTCTTTGCTACCATGAGAGTTCTATATGTCGAGCTTTATCTTCCCCGCGTTGGGGAAGAGAACAGATGA